DNA sequence from the Suricata suricatta isolate VVHF042 chromosome 14, meerkat_22Aug2017_6uvM2_HiC, whole genome shotgun sequence genome:
AGACGTGGCAATGGGGGctgaaaacagacacaaaaggGGCAGCATACCTGGAGCTACTCTGTCTGGGCCTGTGACCTCGCCCCACCTATTCCTGGCAGCGTGTGGGCTGCGGGGAGTGCGAGGCCTGCCGGGTAACCGAGGACTGCGGGGCCTGCTCCACCTGCCTTCTTCAGCTGCCCCATGATGTGGCTTCGGGGCTGTTCTGCAAGTGTGAGCGGAGACGGTGCCTCCGGATTGTGGAAAGGGTGAGTTGGGCAGGTAGGGTGGGCCCGAGGCTCACCCTATCCCCTGGCTCTCAGAGCCCCGGCCCCATGCATTATGCCTCTGGCCTCCCTGACAGAGCCGAGGGTGTGGAGTGTGCCGGGGCTGTCAGACCCGAGAGGACTGTGGCCGTTGCCGAGTCTGCCTTCGCCCTCCTCGCCCTGGTCTCAGGCGCCAGTGGAAGTGTGTCCAGCGGCGCTGCCTACGGGTGAGTCGGTGTGGGGGCCAGCGCTGTTGGGGCCAGGGGCAGAGCTCATCCTGCTGTTaaagatgctgctgctgctgcttcctccAAGCCTTGCTCATCTcatgtcttcttttctcctccacccTATGCTCACCTCCTTGGCCTCACCTACCTGCCCCTATCTGCCAGCACCTTGCCCACCGTCTCCGTCGCCACCATCAGCGATGTCAACGACGCCCTCCCCTAGCTGTGGCTCCCCCTGCTGTGAGTGCTGCACCCTACCCTCTGTTCCATGCATGCTTTCTGTACTCCTTTTGAGGGTGGGGGGTAGGTATGAGGGTCCTGTGTCTGCCTGGTTCCACCAGGCCTAAACTTCTGTTCTGGCTTTCGCCCAGGGTAAACGTAGCCGCCGCAGAGGAGGCTGCGACTCCAAGATGGCTGCCCGGCGGCGTCCCCCCCGAACCCAGCCATTGCCTCCAGTTCCCCCGTCACAGCCTCCAGAGTCTCCAGAGCTGGTGAGGCCCTGGTGGGCAGGGGGAAGGCACAACTATAACCTTGCCCAGTATCTGCCCTGACCCCATCCCATTTGCCTCTGCAGCACCCCAGAGCCCTGGTCCCCTCGCCACCTGCCGAATTCATCTATTACTGTGTAGACAAGGACAAGCTAGTGAGTGGCCCCACCCTGCCTGGACAAGCCTAGATCCTCCCAGGGCACTTGGTTAATCCCAAAGCAGCTGCTGCAGTGAGCCTAATAGGGGAACAGCAAGACACAGTAATGGGTACTAGCAGGGGAGAAGCGGACAATGGGGGAGGGACTAACAAGGGATGGACAAGCACAGTGATAGAGTACCTAATGTCAGATGAATCACCACTCCAGTGGGGCTAGTACAGTAAAAGCCAGCATTGGGAATGGAGTTCACACAGGGTGAGCAGATTTAGCAGGCATGGTGCCAGCAGCTGTCGAGGGTCAGCAAAACGCTGCTGGAGGTGGGGGTCAAAGACGTTGTCTTGGCAACCACTGGTCTAGCATGCTAGATGAAGCGATGGATACTGTGTTGGAGCATCCGCAGTCCTAATGCTGTCGGGCACTGTCCGGTAGTGGTAGTGCCTGGTGTTGGACTAGCAGATGCTAAGGTGTGACTAAGACCAGTGCACAGCCACTTCCATCTGATAGGGCTTGTGAAGGGGCAACAAGAACAGCACTTGAGTAGTGCCAGTAACAGCACCCCCCTTCTGCCTGTCTCCCAGCAGCCTTACACCAATCGCCGGCAGAACCGAAAGTGTGGGGCCTGTGCAGCTTGCCTACGGCGGATGGACTGTGGTCACTGCGACTTCTGCTGTGATAAACCTAAATTTGGGGGCAACAACCAAAAGCGCCAGAAGTGTCGTTGGCGCCAGTGCCTGCAGTTTGCCATGGTGGGTGACGCAGAAGAGTCAGGCAGGTGGGATGAGTTGACCCAGGGCCCCCAGTGTCTGGGAATGGTGGGCAGGCCTGGTGGGTGGGGTGGGCCAGGTGGGTTCTGCATCTTCAGAGGAGCGGATGGGGCAGTGGGTTCAGCTAACGAGTAGCAAACGTGCCAGGCTGAATGAATCGGAGTGGCACTGGTGTTACTAACAGGAGACTAGCAGGCTCAGTGATGAGAGCCTCATGTGAAAGCAGGTTCTGTGGCGCAACTCATGGGGATTAGCAGGCATGTTGATCAGGGCAGGGTGCTCGATCATTGCGTCAGGTGGCTGTAACACCCTGTCTTTCTTCAGAAGCGGCTGCTGCCTAGCGTCTGGGCAGGATCTGAGGATGGGGCAGGGCCACCGCCTCACTCTCGTCGGAAGAGACCTGGCTCTACCCGAAGGCCTCGTCTGGGTCAGATATCGAAGACCTCCTTGACTGCACCTACGGCCCGACCAGGCCATGCCCAGACTCCAATGAAACAAGAAACAGGCAGTGGCTTTGTGCTGCCTCCACCTGGCACTGACCTTGTGTTCTTACGGGAAGGTGCAAGCAGTCCCGTGCAGGTCCCTGGCCCTGCTGCAGCTTCCACAGAAGCCCTGTTGCAGGTGAGGATCCCATCTTAGCTTGCCCTTCCCAGCCCTACCCAGC
Encoded proteins:
- the MBD1 gene encoding methyl-CpG-binding domain protein 1 isoform X11; the protein is MAEDWLDCPALGPGWKRREVFRKSGATCGRSDTYYQSPTGDRIRSKVELTRYLGPACDLTLFDFKQGILCYPAPKAQPLAVPSSKRKKPSRPAKTRKRQVGPQKGEVRKEAPGDETKANTDTAPASLPAPGCCENCGISFSGDGTRRQRLKTLCKDCRAQRIAFNREQRMFKRVGCGECEACRVTEDCGACSTCLLQLPHDVASGLFCKCERRRCLRIVERSRGCGVCRGCQTREDCGRCRVCLRPPRPGLRRQWKCVQRRCLRHLAHRLRRHHQRCQRRPPLAVAPPAGKRSRRRGGCDSKMAARRRPPRTQPLPPVPPSQPPESPELHPRALVPSPPAEFIYYCVDKDKLQPYTNRRQNRKCGACAACLRRMDCGHCDFCCDKPKFGGNNQKRQKCRWRQCLQFAMKRLLPSVWAGSEDGAGPPPHSRRKRPGSTRRPRLGQISKTSLTAPTARPGHAQTPMKQETGSGFVLPPPGTDLVFLREGASSPVQVPGPAAASTEALLQEAQCPRLSWVVALPQVKQEKADAQEDWTRGTAILTSPVLLPGCPSKAVDPDLLPVKQEPLDPEEDKEEESKDDSASDSAPEEEAGGAGTPVITEIFSLGGTRLRDTAVWLPRSKGLKKPGARKQ
- the MBD1 gene encoding methyl-CpG-binding domain protein 1 isoform X9, yielding MAEDWLDCPALGPGWKRREVFRKSGATCGRSDTYYQSPTGDRIRSKVELTRYLGPACDLTLFDFKQGILCYPAPKAQPLAVPSSKRKKPSRPAKTRKRQVGPQKGEVRKEAPGDETKANTDTAPASLPAPGCCENCGISFSGDGTRRQRLKTLCKDCRAQRIAFNREQRMFKRVGCGECEACRVTEDCGACSTCLLQLPHDVASGLFCKCERRRCLRIVERSRGCGVCRGCQTREDCGRCRVCLRPPRPGLRRQWKCVQRRCLRHLAHRLRRHHQRCQRRPPLAVAPPAGKRSRRRGGCDSKMAARRRPPRTQPLPPVPPSQPPESPELHPRALVPSPPAEFIYYCVDKDKLQPYTNRRQNRKCGACAACLRRMDCGHCDFCCDKPKFGGNNQKRQKCRWRQCLQFAMKRLLPSVWAGSEDGAGPPPHSRRKRPGSTRRPRLGQISKTSLTAPTARPGHAQTPMKQETGSGFVLPPPGTDLVFLREGASSPVQVPGPAAASTEALLQEAQCPRLSWVVALPQVKQEKADAQEDWTRGTAILTSPVLLPGCPSKAVDPDLLPVKQEPLDPEEDKEEESKDDSASDSAPEEEAGGAGTPVITEIFSLGGTRLRDTAVWLPRLRKLLAVNENEYFTELQLKEEAL
- the MBD1 gene encoding methyl-CpG-binding domain protein 1 isoform X3, which codes for MAEDWLDCPALGPGWKRREVFRKSGATCGRSDTYYQSPTGDRIRSKVELTRYLGPACDLTLFDFKQGILCYPAPKAQPLAVPSSKRKKPSRPAKTRKRQVGPQKGEVRKEAPGDETKANTDTAPASLPAPGCCENCGISFSGDGTRRQRLKTLCKDCRAQRIAFNREQRMFKRVGCGECEACRVTEDCGACSTCLLQLPHDVASGLFCKCERRRCLRIVERSRGCGVCRGCQTREDCGRCRVCLRPPRPGLRRQWKCVQRRCLRHLAHRLRRHHQRCQRRPPLAVAPPAGKRSRRRGGCDSKMAARRRPPRTQPLPPVPPSQPPESPELHPRALVPSPPAEFIYYCVDKDKLQPYTNRRQNRKCGACAACLRRMDCGHCDFCCDKPKFGGNNQKRQKCRWRQCLQFAMKRLLPSVWAGSEDGAGPPPHSRRKRPGSTRRPRLGQISKTSLTAPTARPGHAQTPMKQETGSGFVLPPPGTDLVFLREGASSPVQVPGPAAASTEALLQEAQCPRLSWVVALPQVKQEKADAQEDWTRGTAILTSPVLLPGCPSKAVDPDLLPVKQEPLDPEEDKEEESKDDSASDSAPEEEAGGAGTPVITEIFSLGGTRLRDTAVWLPRAGNREGKMDVKCGRRRTLWRAGAGARARARAGTGEDGLEPVSVSHHLQLR
- the MBD1 gene encoding methyl-CpG-binding domain protein 1 isoform X15 is translated as MRPRLILTQPQLHSLHLGAVRTVESVSQEMVPEGSGSRHYVRTAERIAFNREQRMFKRVGCGECEACRVTEDCGACSTCLLQLPHDVASGLFCKCERRRCLRIVERSRGCGVCRGCQTREDCGRCRVCLRPPRPGLRRQWKCVQRRCLRHLAHRLRRHHQRCQRRPPLAVAPPAGKRSRRRGGCDSKMAARRRPPRTQPLPPVPPSQPPESPELHPRALVPSPPAEFIYYCVDKDKLQPYTNRRQNRKCGACAACLRRMDCGHCDFCCDKPKFGGNNQKRQKCRWRQCLQFAMKRLLPSVWAGSEDGAGPPPHSRRKRPGSTRRPRLGQISKTSLTAPTARPGHAQTPMKQETGSGFVLPPPGTDLVFLREGASSPVQVPGPAAASTEALLQEAQCPRLSWVVALPQVKQEKADAQEDWTRGTAILTSPVLLPGCPSKAVDPDLLPVKQEPLDPEEDKEEESKDDSASDSAPEEEAGGAGTPVITEIFSLGGTRLRDTAVWLPSLQGRQSGREDGCKVWETEDTLARRSRSTSTSTSWNRRGWPRTRVSLSPPPTSIMWVSCRRSWCPSSQS
- the MBD1 gene encoding methyl-CpG-binding domain protein 1 isoform X13, encoding MAEDWLDCPALGPGWKRREVFRKSGATCGRSDTYYQSPTGDRIRSKVELTRYLGPACDLTLFDFKQGILCYPAPKAQPLAVPSSKRKKPSRPAKTRKRQVGPQKGEVRKEAPGDETKANTDTAPASLPAPGCCENCGISFSGDGTRRQRLKTLCKDCRAQRIAFNREQRMFKRVGCGECEACRVTEDCGACSTCLLQLPHDVASGLFCKCERRRCLRIVERSRGCGVCRGCQTREDCGRCRVCLRPPRPGLRRQWKCVQRRCLRGKRSRRRGGCDSKMAARRRPPRTQPLPPVPPSQPPESPELHPRALVPSPPAEFIYYCVDKDKLPYTNRRQNRKCGACAACLRRMDCGHCDFCCDKPKFGGNNQKRQKCRWRQCLQFAMKRLLPSVWAGSEDGAGPPPHSRRKRPGSTRRPRLGQISKTSLTAPTARPGHAQTPMKQETGSGFVLPPPGTDLVFLREGASSPVQVPGPAAASTEALLQVKQEKADAQEDWTRGTAILTSPVLLPGCPSKAVDPDLLPVKQEPLDPEEDKEEESKDDSASDSAPEEEAGGAGTPVITEIFSLGGTRLRDTAVWLPRSKGLKKPGARKQ
- the MBD1 gene encoding methyl-CpG-binding domain protein 1 isoform X12, whose amino-acid sequence is MAEDWLDCPALGPGWKRREVFRKSGATCGRSDTYYQSPTGDRIRSKVELTRYLGPACDLTLFDFKQGILCYPAPKAQPLAVPSSKRKKPSRPAKTRKRQVGPQKGEVRKEAPGDETKANTDTAPASLPAPGCCENCGISFSGDGTRRQRLKTLCKDCRAQRIAFNREQRMFKRVGCGECEACRVTEDCGACSTCLLQLPHDVASGLFCKCERRRCLRIVERSRGCGVCRGCQTREDCGRCRVCLRPPRPGLRRQWKCVQRRCLRGKRSRRRGGCDSKMAARRRPPRTQPLPPVPPSQPPESPELHPRALVPSPPAEFIYYCVDKDKLQPYTNRRQNRKCGACAACLRRMDCGHCDFCCDKPKFGGNNQKRQKCRWRQCLQFAMKRLLPSVWAGSEDGAGPPPHSRRKRPGSTRRPRLGQISKTSLTAPTARPGHAQTPMKQETGSGFVLPPPGTDLVFLREGASSPVQVPGPAAASTEALLQEAQCPRLSWVVALPQVKQEKADAQEDWTRGTAILTSPVLLPGCPSKAVDPDLLPVKQEPLDPEEDKEEESKDDSASDSAPEEEAGGAGTPVITEIFSLGGTRLRDTAVWLPRSKGLKKPGARKQ